aaatatttctttaaaattgaagaatacagcatataataaaaactaaagattatcactatatttcacatatttttacagttagatgagaaaatttagggcctcaAAGGCTAAGCCTGATTTGATGTTCCGGTATATGAACATTAGGTACCAACCGATTTTGGTACCAACTTGAATGTAAGTAGTTTAACTTTTACTGCCCAGCAAGTGGAAAGGAAACTTAATACTCTTGATCCAAACAAAGGTATGGGACCAGATTCAATACCAGCAGCAGTTTTGAGGTACTGTAGCTCAGTTTTAGCTCCACATCTCTCGACTTACTTTAACTTGTTACTTGCCAATGGGACCTTTCCAGCAAACTTGAAGGTCAGCTACATAACGCCTATTCTAAAGTCTGGCAGTAGGTCAGACGTAGAAAAACTACCCGCCCTATTGCTATCCAATCTGTAATGGCAAAAGTCTTTGAGAGTTTGGTAGTTGACAGACTTGCATTTGTTTTCAAACAGGTAATAGTCGATGAGCAGCATGGTTTCCGCAGTGGAAAGTCAACATCAACCAATCTCATTCTCCTTCAAAACTACATAATATCCTCTTTCTCCAATAAACATCAAGTTGACTGTATAATGCTGGACTTCTCGAAAGCCTTTGATAGGATAAACCATGGTCTCCTCATTGCTAAACTTGAGGGTTATGGAGTGGCTGGCTCTCTTCTTAAGTGGCTCTCTAGTTACTTAACTGATCGGAAAATGATTGTTAGGTTTGCGGGTTCCTTCTCTGGGCCTTTTCCGGTGACAtcgggtgttcctcagggctctcaCCTAGCGCCTCtactattcaatttgtttatcaaTGACATATATAGTGTCATTGCGTCTAAATATctcatgtttgctgatgatattaaacTTTTTCTGGAGGTGACAAGTTCGAGAGATTGCGAGAGCCTTCAAGAAACCTTGGAGCGGATTGAGGACTGGTGTTCGAGAAATTCAATGGACTTGAACGTCAATAAGTGCTCAATTCTTACCTACTCTAGGTCCATCTCCATTACCACCTTTGACTACAGACTCTCGGGCTTCCCACTAAGTAGAGTCAACAAATGCAAGGACTTGGGTGTTGTTTTGAACTGCAACCTCAACCCATGGGACCACATAACTTACGTCTGCAACAAAGCGAACTCTCTTGTGGGGTTTTTGTACAGAATATCCGGTGATTTCCGATCTCCATCGACTTTAGCTTACCTATTTAAAACTCTAATTCGGCCTATACTAGAATACTGTTCAACTATTTGGAACCCTTACCAAAGTGGTCATATTAAATTCCTAGAGCAAATACAGGTCAGGGTCATAAGGCTAATTGGGGTGCAACTTGGCTATCAATACCTTGACGTACCTGTCGAGTGTCTTCGGATTTCCCTGGGGCTGCCCCTTCTTGAAAGAAGAAGAGAGATAGCTGATCTCGTACTGCTGCACAAGATAATTAATGGACTCATTGACTGCCCGGATCTCCTGTCTGTAATTGATTTTCGAATTCCGAATATTACGAGGTCCCAAGACATCTTCTGCAGGCGTGCTATGTCTTTCTGTTTACGCCCACCACAGCTGTATTCCAAGAATGACGAGGAAAGGAAACATAGTGAATGGTGGTGTTGAGTTCTTTGGGTCCTCAAGCAAATCCTTTCGGAGATCTCTGCATGACTTTATTTAATGTGCATTGTAGATCTATACAAATCGagccgttattaaatattttgatttatatcctGTGATATGAGCTTTGGTTGTTGCATAATGTTGTTttcgtattatttataattaaattattttgttatttatttggatggtggtaaatgtattatttattagatgttatttattaatgattatttattaggtggtattttcagttatttattaatgggtgctaaattaaacttcagctgttatttaatatttttcatattattataattaatcgatttttatacttattttgatgttggtgttaatgtttatatgtatattatgttaatgtCTGGCGTGCCATTTGTTaccatttgttgtttatttggatggtggtaaatgtattatttattagatgttgtttgttaaggattatttattaggtggtatttttagttatttattaataggtggtaaattaaacctcagctgttatttaatatttttccacattatttataattaatcgattttgatatttattttgatgtaggcgttaatttgtatgtatattatgttaaactttgaatatttgataatattgttttctattatctacAATTAAGTGTTGGTGATATGTAATTGGATTTGTTAATTTTCTGGCATGCCATCTGTTACTTGATATGTacgaaatggtttaccgttgactcaataaatgaaatgaaattaggttttaaaaaaatatcagcaCTCAAAACGGAAGTTATTATACAAAAGtttgtaccgtagttataatcattctgctgaatcgcggtaggaagtaggctctatgttaactagacgcggtaacgtggacattattttgttggtttgacctctccagctgttagagatgtcaacggtgataggttCCCGAGCCGATCGCGGTTTGGTTTTGAAGAGAAAGGAGTAGTCTTCAAGTCGAGTACAGAGCGTCTACACGTGCAGTTCAGAAGCcatagtacttcctctattcctatacatttgggatatagagttaatttttacccggtgtgtttttaagtcaagttttaaatttctttttttttcctttagtgcGTGAAGGAACGCTGAGAGTCAATatagtttttcagcctccatagtcttcaaagtagtaagtcccgtaccagcgtttagtttaacatcttttgttttatactgctgtgttaaattttctaaattttgccatataacagagtctgataattaattcaacttttgaagtattgtaaattatatttttgatcctaaagtttacatcaagcattgtgtaatttttgattttgaatattttgagaagagaactttttattttattttgttaatttaaaccattttggtgaagtatacctttttagtttaatttttaatttttatcagactctaaatttgatttgaccgattgagagaaattttgaagaaaagcaaatcaagattttgtaaaactttgttaaattttgagtgaaatttaaaatttcggaataaattaagtatttccgaaaatttgttctgatttatagaaaattagctccagactttataaataatatgtactataataacggtacataatttgcgccactctgctttttCTTTTTGAGCTTAAACACTTGTACAACAGtttatttacaggaaaaaacttGTAAACTTGTATAAACTTGTCGGATACCTGCAAGTGTGCATAatcttgtataaacttgaaaattgtgtataaacctgcataatctTGTGTAGTGTATAAGACTTAGGACTTAAGAACAGtattgtgaatatttaatttgttttaagtaaattctattaaaaataaaatgcagctagcgcatgtggatctgttgctcaaaaaggaattaatatttgaaataaattttaggggcggaaatgcttcagaaagcgacaccgtccagaatcttagaaaaatgatGAGGtaccttttgaaattaaataccaGGGCCAATGCTAGTACAGTAGACTCCCGTAAGTTCGGCCTCGGTTAGTTCGGCCGCCGCTTAGTCCGGCCGGTCGGCTGAGCATGAGTCACACGCACTTGGCGCCAGCCAGAAAGCGGGCAGCACGTCTCTACTAACAGTGCCGTTGTATTCTTTGGTTAGTTTACTGCTCTGTCAAACAGCTCATCAGTTCGTCTCGAACATTCATACTGGGTGGTGCTCGTCATTTTTACAGTAGACCTACAAAGTcagttatttttcttttagttttgcgttttgtactgttgtttatttactcGTGGGTTTCtgtgatttcttttgtgtatgtacagtactgttgttttcatagtttttgtgtgtgtgcgtgtgtgtttgaacaaaaactgttttgcatcgtgttttaatctgtttttaaaatgagtgaaatGCGTAAACGTAAGTACAAGTCAATGGAACAGAGACTACAAGCTCTGGAGAGATTAGACAAAGGAGAATCCGTGCAAAGTATTTGCAAGGATTTAAACGTGGGCAAAAGTACAGTCAACGACTGGCGACGCAACAGAAAAAGTATTGAAGGCTTTTGTACACAAATTGATACCGAAAAAGTTCTAGAAAAGCGTTGCACACTAAGGAAGGCCAAACACGAATTGGTGGAAGATGCTCTATGGTTGTGGTTCGTTCAAGAACGAAGACGAGGAACGCCATTAAGTGgaccaatattaaaagaaaaggcCATGATCTTTACACTCAAAGCTTCAACCAGAAGAGGCGTTCGTGGCTAGTGATGGATGGCTCTCTCGTTGGAAAAAGAGACACGGCGTACATTTTATTGGAGTTTGTGGTGAGAAGTTATCAGCAAACCCAACAGCGGCCACCGACTTTTCtgcaagatttttaaaaattatcgatGATGAAAACTTTTGCCCAGAGCAAATATACAACATTGACGAAActgggttaaattttaaacttctgcCTAGAAAAACATTTGCCACCCCGCAAGAAACGTCTGCTCCAGGGTTTAAAACCAGCAAAGACAGGATAACAGTCGCCTTGTGTTCAAATGCTTCGGGGACTCACAAGTTACCCCTATTTGTCATTGGCAAAGCAGCAAAACCGAGAGCGTTTAAGAACATAAACATGGACGCTCTCCCAGTGTATTATCGGTCACAGAAATCAGCGTGGATGGACACGTACTTGTTCAGAGAATGGTTTGTATGCGAATTTGTTCCCAAAGTGAAAAAACATTTGGCAAAATCGAAACTCC
Above is a window of Homalodisca vitripennis isolate AUS2020 unplaced genomic scaffold, UT_GWSS_2.1 ScUCBcl_5425;HRSCAF=12132, whole genome shotgun sequence DNA encoding:
- the LOC124373377 gene encoding jerky protein homolog — protein: MRKRKYKSMEQRLQALERLDKGESVQSICKDLNVGKSTVNDWRRNRKSIEGFCTQIDTEKVLEKRCTLRKAKHELVEDALWLWFVQERRRGTPLSGPILKEKAMIFTLKASTRRGVRG